In one window of Hevea brasiliensis isolate MT/VB/25A 57/8 chromosome 10, ASM3005281v1, whole genome shotgun sequence DNA:
- the LOC131169271 gene encoding expansin-B3-like encodes MQRHRNSSQPLGFFFLVFFKCLVASGQVPHRVTDLHWHPATATWYGSPDGDGSDGGACGYGSLVDVKPLRARVGAVSPILFKNGEGCGACYKVKCLDKSICSRRAVTIIVTDECPGGYCSNGRTHFDLSGAAFGRMAIAGENGQLRNRGEIPVAFRRTPCKYPGKNIAFHVNEGSTDYWLSLLVEFEDGDGDVGSMHIREAGGSEWLEMNHLWGANWCIIRGPLKGPFSVKLTTLSTGRTLSARDVIPRNWSPKATYTSRLNFYS; translated from the exons ATGCAGCGCCACCGCAACTCCAGCCAGCCTTTGGGTTTCTTCTTTCTGGTGTTCTTCAAGTGTTTGGTGGCCTCCGGGCAAGTTCCCCACCGTGTAACCGACCTACATTGGCATCCAGCTACTGCTACCTGGTACGGTAGCCCCGACGGTGATGGAAGTGACG GAGGGGCATGTGGGTACGGGTCACTGGTGGACGTGAAGCCGCTGAGGGCCAGAGTTGGTGCAGTGAGCCCAATCCTGTTCAAGAACGGAGAAGGTTGTGGCGCATGTTACAAAGTGAAGTGCCTAGACAAAAGCATATGCTCAAGAAGAGCTGTAACCATAATCGTAACAGATGAGTGCCCAGGTGGGTACTGCTCCAATGGACGCACCCACTTTGACCTCAGCGGTGCAGCCTTTGGTCGCATGGCTATAGCCGGTGAGAATGGCCAGCTCAGGAACCGAGGCGAGATCCCTGTTGCTTTTCGCCG GACCCCATGTAAATATCCAGGGAAGAACATTGCCTTCCATGTAAATGAAGGTTCAACAGATTACTGGCTATCTCTTCTAGTAGAGTTTGAGGATGGTGATGGTGACGTTGGATCTATGCATATAAGAGAA GCAGGTGGCAGTGAGTGGCTAGAGATGAATCATCTATGGGGTGCAAATTGGTGTATTATTAGGGGACCCTTAAAAGGACCATTCTCAGTGAAGCTAACAACACTTTCAACTGGAAGAACACTTTCTGCAAGAGATGTTATTCCAAGAAACTGGTCTCCAAAAGCAACTTACACCTCTCGCCTCAATTTCTACTCTTAA